A part of Aegilops tauschii subsp. strangulata cultivar AL8/78 chromosome 2, Aet v6.0, whole genome shotgun sequence genomic DNA contains:
- the LOC109754466 gene encoding calcium-dependent protein kinase 20, whose amino-acid sequence MGNCCATPPAVDGGGGGGGKQQKEPKQRKGKKPNPFSIEYNRSAPPGASRLVVLREPTGTGRDIAERYELGGELGRGEFGVTYLCTDRATREALACKSISKKKLRTAVDVEDVRREVEIMRHLPKHPNIVTLRDTYEDDNAVHLVMELCEGGELFDRIVARGHYTERAAAVVTKTIVEVVQMCHKHGVMHRDLKPENFLFANKKETAALKAIDFGLSVFFTPGERFTEIVGSPYYMAPEVLKRNYGQEVDVWSAGVILYILLCGVPPFWAETEQGVAQAIIRSVIDFKRDPWPRVSDNAKDLVRGMLNPDPRRRLTAQQVLDHPWLQNIKKAPNVNLGETVKARLQQFSVMNKFKKHALRVIAEHLSVEEVAGIKDMFEKMDLNKDSMINFDELKLGLNKLGHQMPDADVQILMDAADADGNGCLDYGEFVTLSVHLKKIGNDEHLHKAFGYFDRNKSGYIEIDELRESLADDLGPNHEEVINAIIRDVDTDKDGKISFDEFVAMMKAGTDWRKASRQYSRERFTSLSLKLQKDGSLQITSTQ is encoded by the exons ATGGGCAACTGCTGCGCGACGCCGCCGGCGGtggacggtggcggcggcggcggcgggaagcAGCAGAAGGAGCCGAAGCAGAGGAAGGGCAAGAAGCCCAACCCCTTCTCGATCGAGTACAACCGGTCGGCGCCGCCGGGGGCCTCCAGGCTGGTGGTGCTGCGGGAGCCCACGGGGACGGGCCGGGACATCGCCGAGCGGTACGAGCTCGGCGGGGAGCTCGGCCGCGGGGAGTTCGGGGTCACCTACCTCTGCACGGACCGCGCCACCAGGGAGGCCCTCGCCTGCAAGTCCATCTCCAAGAAGAAGCTGCGCACCGCGGTGGACGTCGAGGACGTGCGCCGCGAGGTGGAGATCATGCGCCACCTCCCCAAGCACCCCAACATCGTCACCCTCAGGGACACGTACGAGGACGACAATGCCGTGCACCTCGTCATGGAGCTCTGCGAGGGCGGGGAGCTCTTCGACCGGATCGTCGCCAGGGGCCACTACACGGAGCGCGCCGCCGCTGTGGTCACCAAGACCATCGTCGAGGTCGTGCAG ATGTGCCATAAGCATGGAGTGATGCACCGGGACCTCAAACCAGAGAATttcttgtttgcaaacaagaaAGAAACCGCGGCGCTGAAAGCAATTGATTTTGGCCTGTCTGTTTTTTTCACTCCAG GTGAACGGTTCACTGAGATTGTTGGAAGTCCTTATTACATGGCTCCAGAGGTGTTAAAGAGAAACTATGGCCAAGAGGTTGATGTTTGGAGTGCAGGAGTGATTCTTTACATCCTTCTTTGTGGTGTCCCTCCATTCTGGGCAG AAACTGAGCAAGGTGTTGCTCAAGCAATTATCCGGTCTGTCATTGACTTTAAAAGAGATCCATGGCCTAGGGTCTCAGATAATGCAAAAGACCTTGTCAGGGGAATGCTTAACCCAGATCCAAGGAGGCGTTTGACAGCTCAGCAAGTGCTTG ATCATCCCTGGTTGCAGAATATTAAGAAGGCTCCAAATGTCAATTTGGGTGAGACAGTTAAGGCCAGACTTCAACAGTTCTCTGTGATGAACAAGTTCAAGAAGCATGCACTTAGG GTCATAGCTGAGCATCTTTCGGTAGAAGAGGTGGCCGGCATAAAGGATATGTTTGAAAAGATGGACCTGAACAAAGACAGTATGATTAATTTTGATGAACTGAAGCTTGGTCTGAATAAACTTGGCCACCAAATGCCTGATGCAgatgtccaaatactaatggatGCT GCTGACGCTGATGGAAATGGGTGCTTAGACTATGGAGAATTTGTTACTCTGTCTGTTCACCTGAAAAAGATCGGCAATGACGAACATCTGCATAAGGCATTTGGATACTTTGATCGGAACAAGAGTGGATATATTGAAATTGATGAACTCCGGGAGTCATTAGCTGATGATCTGGGACCAAATCATGAAGAGGTTATCAATGCCATCATCCGTGATGTAGACACTGATAAG GATGGCAAGATAAGCTTTGATGAGTTTGTGGCAATGATGAAGGCCGGAACCGACTGGAGGAAAGCCTCGAGACAATATTCGAGAGAACGGTTCACTAGCCTCAGCTTGAAGCTGCAGAAGGACGGATCGTTGCAGATAACAAGTACCCAATAG